Part of the Caulifigura coniformis genome, AGGTGTCCGTGGAAGAGGAGCCCGAAGCGGTCGCAGAGTCGGCCGGCTTCATCGAGGTGGTGCGTCGAGACGACGACGGCCCGCTTCTGGGTTCTCAGCAGTTCGACGTAGTCGAAGACGACCTGGCTGCCGACAACGTCGAGTCCGAGGGTCGGTTCATCCATCAGGACGACCGGCGGATCGTGAATCAGCGCGCGGGCGAGGTTGACCCGCTGTTTCTGGCCGGTGCTGAGCGTGGCGGAGCGTTGATTGAGGAAAAGTTTCAGGTCGAGCAGATCAGAGAGTTCCTCGATTCGCTTCTCGGCGACATCGGGCGGGACGGAATAGACGTCGGCGAAGTAGTCGAGGATCTCCCGCGGTGTCAGCCACTGGTAGAGTCCGGCGCTGGCGGAGACGAGGCCGATGCGCTGCTTGATGGCCTGGGGTTTCTCGGAGACGCGATAACCGTCGACGAGAACGTCGCCGGAAGTT contains:
- a CDS encoding ABC transporter ATP-binding protein, which produces MLIVDRLSKSFQRDGREFAAVDGLSFRVDTGEVYGLLGPNGAGKTTTLRCILGLLDPTSGDVLVDGYRVSEKPQAIKQRIGLVSASAGLYQWLTPREILDYFADVYSVPPDVAEKRIEELSDLLDLKLFLNQRSATLSTGQKQRVNLARALIHDPPVVLMDEPTLGLDVVGSQVVFDYVELLRTQKRAVVVSTHHLDEAGRLCDRFGLLFHGHLRNEGTLDELRQQTGQPGLVEMFVEMLRDRRSSA